A single region of the Sorghum bicolor cultivar BTx623 chromosome 7, Sorghum_bicolor_NCBIv3, whole genome shotgun sequence genome encodes:
- the LOC110437062 gene encoding uncharacterized protein LOC110437062 produces MRTGAEELKKATPECKLRSRRPVQIELLPPPQPLRTTPNQRKHKAPASAAAAEDDAEAEELESVEELEREVADLDRRILEHLGSTATRLSDAAVSRVTALRPTARLDVKVWN; encoded by the exons ATGCGCACTGGAGCGGAGGAGCTCAAGAAGGCGACGCCCGAGTGCAAATTGAGATCAAGAAGACCAGTGCAAATTGAGCTCCTGCCTCCGCCGCAGCCGCTGAGGACGACGCCCAACCAGCGCAAGCACAAGGCTCCGGCCTCCGCCGCAGCCGCTGAGGACGACGCGGAGGCGGAGGAGCTGGAGAGTGTGGAGGAGCTGGAGAGAGAGGTCGCCGATCTGGACCGCCGCATCCTCGAGCACCTCGGCAGCACCGCCACCCGCCTCTCTGACGCTGCCGTCTCCCGCGTCACCGCGCTCCGCCCGACCGCCCGGCTGG ATGTCAAGGTTTGGAACTAG
- the LOC8067025 gene encoding uncharacterized protein LOC8067025 isoform X2, which produces MDGSASSGGFSGAGLPPRPTVSTTRRRPFVAPHSRAATSSSLDANLPRRQELPSPNSDGSGSRMPSPGGGRSGGRMPFPSGGLPRRLPNAPPTLGPRALSFTEPHAATWDAGRITTSPAEVYQVADDDFSPNHWTPDYSWEQEQKIMFCDVTTMDDDQRAYVKAKRAKIIKAMSASVGETASGESAV; this is translated from the exons ATGGACGGCAGCGCGTCATCAGGAGGATTCTCCGGAGCCGGGCTGCCTCCCCGTCCGACGGTGTCTACCACGCGACGTCGTCCGTTCGTCGCGCCGCATTCCCGTGCTGCGACATCGTCTTCTCTCGATGCCAACCTACCTCGTCGCCAAGAACTTCCTTCCCCCAACAGCGACGGCAGCGGCAGCAGGATGCCTTCTCCTGGCGGCGGCCGCAGTGGTGGCAGGATGCCTTTTCCGAGCGGTGGCTTACCTCGTCGGCTCCCCAACGCCCCACCTACACTCGGTCCTCGCGCGTTGAGCTTCACAGAGCCTCACGCCGCCACCTGGGACGCCGGCAGAATCACAACATCACCAGCAGAAGTCTACCAAGTAGCCGACGACGACTTTAGCCCCAACCATTGGACGCCTGATTACTCG TGGGAGCAGGAACAAAAGATCATGTTTTGTGATGTGACCACCAtggatgatgatcaaagggcatATGTCAAGGCGAAGAGGGCAAAGATTATCAAGGCGATGAGTGCTAGTGTAGGCGAGACGGCTAGTGGTGAGAGTGCAGTGTAG
- the LOC8067025 gene encoding uncharacterized protein LOC8067025 isoform X3 — MDGSASSGGFSGAGLPPRPTVSTTRRRPFVAPHSRAATSSSLDANLPRRQELPSPNSDGSGSRMPSPGGGRSGGRMPFPSGGLPRRLPNAPPTLGPRALSFTEPHAATWDAGRITTSPAEVYQVADDDFSPNHWTPDYSEQKIMFCDVTTMDDDQRAYVKAKRAKIIKAMSASVGETASGESAV, encoded by the exons ATGGACGGCAGCGCGTCATCAGGAGGATTCTCCGGAGCCGGGCTGCCTCCCCGTCCGACGGTGTCTACCACGCGACGTCGTCCGTTCGTCGCGCCGCATTCCCGTGCTGCGACATCGTCTTCTCTCGATGCCAACCTACCTCGTCGCCAAGAACTTCCTTCCCCCAACAGCGACGGCAGCGGCAGCAGGATGCCTTCTCCTGGCGGCGGCCGCAGTGGTGGCAGGATGCCTTTTCCGAGCGGTGGCTTACCTCGTCGGCTCCCCAACGCCCCACCTACACTCGGTCCTCGCGCGTTGAGCTTCACAGAGCCTCACGCCGCCACCTGGGACGCCGGCAGAATCACAACATCACCAGCAGAAGTCTACCAAGTAGCCGACGACGACTTTAGCCCCAACCATTGGACGCCTGATTACTCG GAACAAAAGATCATGTTTTGTGATGTGACCACCAtggatgatgatcaaagggcatATGTCAAGGCGAAGAGGGCAAAGATTATCAAGGCGATGAGTGCTAGTGTAGGCGAGACGGCTAGTGGTGAGAGTGCAGTGTAG
- the LOC8055233 gene encoding anthranilate O-methyltransferase 2, whose amino-acid sequence MKVERDLHMSRGDGEDSYASNSRLQEKSILKTRPVLHKAVAAAHASSLSSGGGAMVVADLGCSSGPNTLLVVSEVLGAVADRREDLAMAAGAQPQHVQFFLNDLPGNDFNLVFQSLELFKKLAVKDKGDALPPYYVAGLPGSFYTRLFPDRCVHLFHSSYCLMWRSKVPDELAGGAVVNEGNMYIWETTPPAVVALYRRQFQEDFSLFLRLRHRELVSGGQMVLAFLGRKNKDVLHGEVSYMWGLLAQALQSLVKQGRVEKEKLDSFNLPFYAPSVDEVRDVIRQSQAFDVTHIQLFESNWDPHDDMEDDDGGLVLDGVQSGVNVAKCIRAVIGPLIAHHFGDHVLDGLFELYAKNVAVHLQKVKTKYPVIVVSLKASISRAPKNQANDKYYSGFTHGQFM is encoded by the exons ATGAAGGTAGAGCGCGACCTCCACATGAGCCGCGGCGATGGCGAGGACAGCTACGCCTCCAACTCCAGGCTTCAGGAGAAGTCCATACTGAAGACGAGGCCGGTGCTCCACAAGGCCGTGGCGGCGGCGCACGCGTCGTCGCTctcctccggcggcggcgccatggtcgTCGCGGACCTCGGCTGCTCGTCGGGGCCCAACACGCTGCTCGTCGTCTCCGAGGTGCTCGGAGCCGTCGCCGACAGGCGAGAGGATCTGGCAATGGCCGCTGGCGCCCAACCGCAGCACGTGCAGTTCTTCCTGAACGACCTGCCCGGGAACGACTTCAACCTCGTGTTCCAATCCCTGGAGCTGTTCAAGAAGCTGGCCGTCAAGGACAAGGGGGACGCGCTGCCGCCGTACTACGTCGCCGGGCTGCCGGGCTCCTTCTACACGCGGCTGTTCCCGGACCGCTGCGTCCACCTCTTCCACTCCTCCTACTGCCTCATGTGGCGCTCCAAGGTCCccgacgagctcgccggaggcgCCGTCGTCAACGAGGGCAACATGTACATCTGGGAGACCACGCCGCCGGCGGTGGTGGCGCTGTACCGGAGGCAGTTCCAGGAGGACTTCTCGCTGTTCCTCAGGCTGCGCCACAGGGAGCTCGTGTCCGGTGGCCAGATGGTGCTGGCGTTCCTCGGCAGGAAGAACAAGGACGTGCTCCATGGCGAGGTCAGCTACATGTGGGGCCTCCTCGCGCAGGCTCTTCAGTCACTCGTCAAACAG GGACGTGTGGAGAAGGAGAAGCTGGACTCCTTCAACCTGCCGTTCTACGCGCCGTCGGTGGACGAGGTGAGGGACGTGATCAGGCAGAGCCAGGCGTTCGACGTCACCCACATCCAGCTCTTCGAGTCCAACTGGGATCCGCACGACGACAtggaggacgacgacggcggcctcGTGCTCGACGGCGTCCAGAGCGGCGTCAACGTCGCCAAGTGCATCAGGGCCGTGATCGGGCCACTCATCGCGCACCACTTCGGCGACCACGTACTCGACGGCCTCTTCGAGCTCTATGCCAAGAACGTCGCCGTGCACCTCCAGAAAGTGAAGACCAAGTACCCTGTCATCGTCGTTTCACTCAAGGCATCAATTAGTCGTGCGCCAAAGAACCAAGCTAATGACAAGTATTATTCAGGTTTCACGCACGGCCAGTTTATGTAG
- the LOC110437332 gene encoding uncharacterized protein LOC110437332 yields MQVQGKGNWVNPGWPAVLGRRGTVEPGVGARWSRASGRRVAVEPGRRGAVMPGRHGAVEPGRRGTVEPGVGARWSRASGRGGAGPSGERVAAAGGGVEASGEREAASGRGGRGRRRRRGRPRGERGRVEASGRGTPRRVLFLGPPTTI; encoded by the exons ATGCAGGTGCAGGGGAAAGGGAATTGGGTTAACCCG GGTTGGCCGGCGGTGCTAGGGCGTCGGGGCACGGTGGAGCCGGGCGTCGGGGCGCGGTGGAGCCGGGCGTCGGGGCGTCGGGTCGCGGTGGAGCCGGGGCGTCGTGGCGCGGTGATGCCGGGGCGTCATGGCGCGGTGGAGCCAGGGCGTCGGGGCACGGTGGAGCCGGGCGTCGGGGCGCGGTGGAGCCGGGCGTCGGGGCGCGGTGGAGCCGGGCCGTCGGGGGAGAGGGTGGCCGCGGCCGGCGGTGGCGTCGAGGCGtcgggggagagggaggccgcgTCGGGGCGTGGTGGCCGCGGCCGGCGTCggaggagagggaggccgcGCGGTGAACGCGGCCGCGTCGAGGCGTCGGGGAGAGGGACGCCGCGTCGGGTCCTATTCTTGGGGCCTCCGACTACAATCTGA
- the LOC8067025 gene encoding uncharacterized protein LOC8067025 isoform X1: protein MDGSASSGGFSGAGLPPRPTVSTTRRRPFVAPHSRAATSSSLDANLPRRQELPSPNSDGSGSRMPSPGGGRSGGRMPFPSGGLPRRLPNAPPTLGPRALSFTEPHAATWDAGRITTSPAEVYQVADDDFSPNHWTPDYSQWEQEQKIMFCDVTTMDDDQRAYVKAKRAKIIKAMSASVGETASGESAV from the exons ATGGACGGCAGCGCGTCATCAGGAGGATTCTCCGGAGCCGGGCTGCCTCCCCGTCCGACGGTGTCTACCACGCGACGTCGTCCGTTCGTCGCGCCGCATTCCCGTGCTGCGACATCGTCTTCTCTCGATGCCAACCTACCTCGTCGCCAAGAACTTCCTTCCCCCAACAGCGACGGCAGCGGCAGCAGGATGCCTTCTCCTGGCGGCGGCCGCAGTGGTGGCAGGATGCCTTTTCCGAGCGGTGGCTTACCTCGTCGGCTCCCCAACGCCCCACCTACACTCGGTCCTCGCGCGTTGAGCTTCACAGAGCCTCACGCCGCCACCTGGGACGCCGGCAGAATCACAACATCACCAGCAGAAGTCTACCAAGTAGCCGACGACGACTTTAGCCCCAACCATTGGACGCCTGATTACTCG CAGTGGGAGCAGGAACAAAAGATCATGTTTTGTGATGTGACCACCAtggatgatgatcaaagggcatATGTCAAGGCGAAGAGGGCAAAGATTATCAAGGCGATGAGTGCTAGTGTAGGCGAGACGGCTAGTGGTGAGAGTGCAGTGTAG
- the LOC8055232 gene encoding thioredoxin-like protein YLS8 has translation MAAYHVEHLHWAEAVNDAIDGEGESGRRFGRSGHDDCARFDAVMAAAAERVGPVAALIAVDIDEVQDFNVMYELQDKPCTVMFFYRYSYVHVRGFRSSDHVNNWAAITSADEFADVVGVVHQRATAGYRSVDFGHGV, from the coding sequence atgGCCGCGTACCACGTCGAGCACCTGCACTGGGCGGAGGCAGTGAACGACGCCATCGACGGCGAGGGCGAGAGCGGCCGCCGGTTCGGCCGCAGCGGCCATGACGACTGCGCACGCTTCGACGCCGTCATGGCCGCCGCGGCCGAGCGGGTCGGGCCTGTCGCGGCGCTCATCGCCGTGGACATCGACGAGGTGCAGGACTTCAACGTCATGTACGAGCTCCAGGACAAGCCCTGCACCGTCATGTTCTTCTACAGGTACAGCTACGTCCACGTGCGTGGATTTCGCTCCAGTGACCACGTCAACAACTGGGCCGCTATCACCAGCGCCGACGAGTTCGCCGACGTCGTCGGGGTGGTGCACCAGAGAGCCACCGCAGGGTACCGTAGCGTTGACTTCGGCCACGGCGTATAG